From the Gadus chalcogrammus isolate NIFS_2021 chromosome 18, NIFS_Gcha_1.0, whole genome shotgun sequence genome, the window TCTCCATCCCAGTCTCAATCCAAGACTGGGATCTCCATCTCAGACCGGGATCTCCATACCAGTCTGAGCTAACTCATTAAACCATGGCTACAGCATTGCTTCCCTTGCGTTGGTGTTCTCTGTGAAGATGGCATGTATGCAAGGAGTAGGAAAACTACAAGATCCATTTGAGTCATTTGTGGAAATGTTCCCAAGAATTTTTCTCATATGATTGGTTTCCAGGTGGGGATGTTTGTCTGGAAAATgtcaatgaaacacacacacatcacataggATGTAATTCCCCACAAAATCGTTTTCCAGGACTGTCCGTCCATGTCTCCATCTCCATGGCTACAGTTCATAATAGACCTCTCCATGGCTACAGTTCATATGCGACGTCTTCATGTCCACTGGCTACAGTTTATAAGAGACGTCTCGATGGCTACAGTTCATATGAGATGTCTCCATGGCTACAGTTCATATGAGACGTCTCCATGGCCACTGGCTACAGTGATATTGTCGAGAGCTGATCTTTGTGGTcctgataaaaaaagacagaagaTCCAATTAGCATTATTTATGATATAGTACATTATATCAAATATGATATAGTGCAATGTCAAATATGATATGGTTCATCGTGTAATTTGACCTTCAGAAATGTCTGAATGGAGTATTGCTGGGAGATCTTACCTGCGTACTTCAGAACAAGGTTTTGCTTTTCTGTAGCCAGAGAAGGGAATTAAAAAGCAATAAGACAACAATAAATAAGAAGACATTTGAAGAACACAATAATTTAACATTCTAGGTTTTTATGAACAACCATTTACAGgattattgaaaatactttgtagcTCATTTAGCAGAAAGCATGATATTCCCTAATGGCAAATGTTTGTTTCTCTCTAAGGAATCACTTACCGCATCACTAAACAATCGCTCAAAATGGCAGACGGCTTCGTTCGAATATCAAgacaaaaacaaccacaataaaGACACAACAGCAAAAACCATGCAAAGCAAACCAGCGAACGACATGCTGGGAGGAGGTgcaacacagagagcagagagctaCAGCTGCAGGGAACACAACAAGCCAAGCAATAAAGCAACAACCAGACATGAGAAGGAAATCCATCTGAATATTAGGACACCAAAACCAAAAGGAACCACATTCCACAGTACTGCAACAGTGGCAGCTTAGACTAAGGCACAACGGAGAGCGTGCTGCTTTAGATGTGTTGGAGACACTAGTGGTTAATTTCACCCTATGGCACCTCATATACACGATATTTTAGGACAGGGGTCCCACAATCTTTCTTAAAAAAAGGGCCAGGTCAAAATGATCGACCTACATTAAAAAATGctaaacatatatttatttatatatactgaGTAAATATTCTGATGACTTGCACTGAATGGAGTCCGCCAGGGTTGCATCGTCCGGACAGTAGCTGCTCGTAGCTAGTCTCAAGCAAGCTTCCAAATGTCCTTCCATCATGGTGGAATGTATTTAGACTTAATGTGGGAAAAGGCTGACTGGCAAAAAATAAGTAGAGCCAAATAATGCAGTCAAGGAGGTAGCAAATTTGCTCATGTTTGGATACTTTTCCTACTTTTCCTCTTTGAGTATTTCCCAAATTGTCCATGAGCCCTCGACTTAAACTCAATATCAACTTGTACTGTAAAAATCTCATCCTCCACTGCAGACATGTTCAGGTGAAACAGTGCCGTTTGATGCGAGTGCATCAACCTCAACATCTTCCCTAAATGGATAGCTCATAAATGTAGCATTTGGCTCGAGTAAAGCTAGGTCTTGAAACCATTTGTCAAAGTCTAACAGACAATTTTTGTCAATGAAGTGGTAAATGTCGTAGGGatgatcctttttttttttttattgaaaaaaataattggaATGTCTCCCAATCTATCCGCACAACCTTTTCGATCGATCGGTCGATCGCGATCAACGTATTGGGCACCCCTGTTCTATGATATTAAAGTCAGGCCAAGAcatattgataaaaaaaacgaatgaaCAAATTGGCAAGCCTCAACAGAGATGACCCAGCTAGTGTGAGCTTTAGCAGAAAGTGGAACAGGTGACATGATGTTCCTGTTGCAGGACTGAGGATAGCCCCGATACGGAGCTGTGTTCAGAGGCACAGAGTGATCTCCTTGATACGGTTTGGAGCGCTTCACTCAAACAGATGAGTGTTCAGACACAGGTCTCCTGTTCAGACACAGCTCTCCTGTTTAGGTCTCACCTTCTTCCTGGCCTGCAGCAGCTCCTGGTAGCAGCTGGAGCGGAGGAAGCGGCTGTACGAGTCGCTCTTCATCAGCTTGTAGATGTGCTCCTGCAGGGGGAACAGAAGGGAGGATCTCCTTCAAACTCTGTTGTTCACCGTTTCTCTTTGCTTTGTTTAAAGGAACAGAAAGTGAGCGGGTGACAGCGGACATTCGTTGGGATCACCTGTGCGTCCTCAAAGGTGTAGCGGCCGGGGTCTTTGATATTGTGGGTGGTCTTGGCATAGCTTTTGGAATCCACGTTGATGGCACTTGGTGCCCCCGGGGCCAGGAACTCCTGCCAGATGTTGTGGACCAGAGTCGCTACTTCTCTGACGGGCCgcttcttcagctcctgcaCCGCCAGCCAGAACCTGAGCAACAGTCCAGCGCTCATTGTGTGAACACATGATGAATGGAGGACTTATTGAGCCTTCTAAGACCGTATTCAACCACAACAGGAACCAGTGGAGATCAGGAGGGCCTCACCAGGCTAACACATCCTAGCTCCTAGCATAGGGAGGGTCTCACCAGGCTAACACATCCTAGCTTCTAGCATAGGGAGGGTCTCCTAGCTCCTAGCATAGGGAGGGTCTCACCAGGCTAACACATCTTAGCTCCTAGCATAGGGAGGGTCTCAGGAGGCTAACACATCCTAGCTCCTAGCATAGGGAGGCTCTCACCAGGCTAACACATCCTAGCTCCTAGCATAGGGAGGGTCTCAGGAGGCTAACACATCCTAGCTCCTAGCATAGGGAGGGTCTCACCAGGCTAACACATCTTAGCTCCTAGCATAGGGAGGGTCTCCGGAGGCTAACACATCCTAGCTCCTAGCATAGGGAGGGTCTCCTAGCTCCTAGCATTGGGAGGGTCTCACCAGGCTAACACATCCTAGCTTCTAGCATAGGGAGGGTCTCCTAGCTCCAAGCATAGGGAGGGTCTCACCAGGCTAACACATCCTAGCTCCTAGCATAGGGAGGGTCTCAGGAGGCTAACACATCTTACTTCCTAGCATAGGGAGAATCTCAGGAGGCTAACATATCCTAGCTCCTAGCATAGGGAGGGTCTCACCAGGCTAACACATCCTAGCTCCTAGCATAGGGTCTTgaagtgttgttttcatgacCAACCTGAGGTTCTCTGAGCTGAATTCAGACTCCAAGAACTTGAGGAACTGTTCTCGACCGGCCGGATCCTTCAGAACCTCGTTGAAGCCAAATCCCCATCGCCGCACTCTCTGTTGCCCTGGCTCTTtactacacacacatcacagacacattggcacacacacactaatgtcaAGCTATGATATGAGGATATTGTCTGGACCCTGTGCTCTACATGTCATTGTGATGTGCACCGTGTCTTTTGACGGGGCCAAAAGGCTCCTTGTTGGGCAATGCCTCAGCCGTCTGATTGTAACGCTGTAACGACAGGCCTGAGCCACATCCACACGGCGTTGCATCCCACGTGGATAAAGTTGAAAAGGGTTTTATTAAATTATACAACAATATTAGCAGAAGCGAGCTCCATGTGGTCTGGGCACGCAGAGATCTCCTCCTGAGCGGAGGTAGAGTGCGTGTTCATGGGGGCGTGACCTGGTCTCCAGCTCCCAGCAGGTGGTGTCGTCAGAGGTCCAGGGGTTGGAGGGCTCCGGGGAGGTGAAGCAGGGGTCGTACTCCGTGTACTGCTGGCTGTAGCTGATCAGGCTAAGGGGAGCAGAGGACGTGTTCAGAGGCTTTGGATTGAGCCCATTCAGTGTTCATGCATGGTGCCGTTTTTTTGTCCTTTGTCAGGTTGATAACACATTGTGATGATGAGAGTAAAGGACGAGTCAGGATCCAGTGAGGACCCCTGAGGTGAACAAAGGGGTTACCTGTCTGCTGCCTTGGACATCTTTAACCGATGTCTCTCCAGCTGGGCCTGCCAACATAGAATCTgatgaaaacacaaaaaaggaaacagAGTAAATAGAGGTGCTGTCAGGTTGAAGGGAAGAGGCCGAAGGTCCCAAGTACCGTACTTTATCATTGCTTTAATCAAATGAGGAAACTCTGTTCCTTTATTCCATGAGCCCGTATCAGTGTGGGCCTTGCCTGTTGCCGTAGCTCCTCCTTCGTTGGCTCTTTGGTCTCTGGTGTAGCAGTGTTCACAGGACTGTGACAGCCAACGTCGTTCTGCAAGCCATACACTGACTGGGACCACGCCCACCCACAGAACAATGGTGGAGGACCACCGCCAGAagatggggggggaggtggcaggaggagagagaaagatggcgtTAAGGTGGCAGTGTGAACACCCTGCCCTCTTACTCTCTTGTCTGGCTCCCTCTCTAGATCCCCAGAGGGAGGGCGTTAAGGTGGTCAAAGGAAAAAATGAAGGAAACATAATTAACAAATGAAACAAAATGTCCCCTAAAATTCATATTGTGGAACAACCAACCCAGTTTTTTTGTCTCATATTTTTGCTGGTTATTATCTGATTATTTGGGATTTCAAATGTTCAGTATTGAGACTCACCCTCCTGGTTTTACGCGGTTCTTTCATCCGAGAGGATTTCTTgatgtctgtctctgtggtgTTGACGCAGCCCGGCTTGAGGGGAacaagaggagagggtgaggagacgACGTTCACGTGAATAGCATCCATTAAAACGCTGCAGGTCAGAAAGCTATCATTTGAGGATGAAATGGCCGAGCCATCCGTCAGCAACTAGTGGCTGTAATTAGCCTCGAGGATCTGTTCAGAGCATCTCTTCTCTGGGAAGAGATGTTCCCTTTGGGGAATCCATCTCACCTGTCACTCACAGGAGAGTGACATGTTAGCCGTGTCAAAGGCAGACAAACGTAGCTCTAATATACATCAGCCTTAACTGACTGCATTGAGCAGCACCTGCACTAGCATTGGTACAGCTAGCAGAGGGTACTGTTAAATATGCAATGGATAGTTGGATTGTTGTCTGCCCCATGCCTTAGGGGGCGCTCTACGGCACCTGTTAAGTGTAACTTGTAACATTGTGTGTTAAAATGGATATCAATGTCCAGTACTACAAGATACTCTTATATTATATTACGAACATAATAGGTTAGGTCCAAAAACCTCAtgaacatacacaaacattttTCAGACATTTCTTTTACGTTCTTTTGAGACAATTGACTTAAAAAAGTAAGTATAATAGGGTTAAAAACATATTTCTCAGTTCACAGACATGTTCGCAGCACTGATTAGCAATTCCTTCCATCACACTGGATGTGAATGAGATTATCCAGCTAAGGCCTCTCACCACAGGCCGGTGGACGTCCCAGAAGGCCCTCTCCTGGCTGTCCAGAACCTTCCTCTCCACCTTGTCCCTCTTCTTGTCTACCCTGAGCAGGGGCAGAAGCAGAGAGGATGTGTTCCGTGACGTGCTGAGGTCGGCTCTGTGTTTGTGGGAAGGCAGATGGTTGGTCCGACCTACTTAGCTTGTGCTTCTGCTTGCATGAAGATGAACTCCCATTTACGGGCATAGGCCCTCTGAAGTCGAGCTAAACTCTcctgaatgacacacacacacacacacacacacacacacacacacacacacacacacacacacacacacacacacacacacacacacacacacacacacacacacacacacacacacacacaaacactgatttATTCCTTGCGAACAATATGAACAATTCTAACAAATTCAATACAAACTATCTGGAGAGAGGTAATTGGTAACACATTTAAAGAAGGGTACAGTAACGAACTTTTAACTCATGGTCTAGTAATCATTTACTAACGATGTTAATAAGGTTGCGTTCATGTTAAGTatggtatttatttatacaaGATTGAATAGGGTAAGGGTTTTTAGAAGGTAAGGGTTAGtgttaacccttaccctatcATATAATTTGTAAATTAACGCCACAGTTAACATGAACCCCATCAGTCAATTATTACTAGACCATTAGTTAGCAGTAAAATAAATGATACTTACTTCTGCATTAGCTAATGTTGATTAATGATTAATTATTCTATCCTTATTGTGTTACCAAGACATCGTGAATGTGAATTTATTAGAAATGCAGGTAACATCTTGCATGAGAATGTGTttgtattcaaatatatatctttGCATACTTTTTAATATATTCCCTACTTTCTGTATTAACTATAAGAAAGATATGAAGTTATATCTTCATATCCTTTCTGATAAAATGTATCTTTATATATGAACTATAGAAGACAAAAGCCGCCAACATGACCTAATGATGCTGAAGAGCTGTCAGATGGTGAGGGGGGGCAGCTACATCATAGCCTACTGTCAGATGGTGAGGGGGGGCAGCTACATCATAGCCTACTGTCAGATGGTGGGATCATAGCCTACCGTCAGATGGTGGGATTATAGCCTACTGTCAGATGGTGGGATCATAGCCTACTGTCAGATGGTGAGGGGGGGCTGCCACATCATAGCCTACTGTCAGACGGTGGGATCATAGCCTACTGTCAGATGGTGGGATCATAGCCTACTGTCAGAAGGTGGGATCATAGCCTACTGTCAGATGGTGGGATCATAGCCTACTGTCAGATGGTGGGATCATAGCCTACCGTCAGATGGTGGGATCATAGCCTACTGTCAGATCGCGCAGCAAGATGGCTTGCAGCGCGCTACATGATAGCCTACCGCTTCGTAGTCGGCCAGCTCCAGCCTGGCCTTGTTCTGCATGGTCCTCTTGCACAGGTAGACGGCTGGGCCCCGCCGCATGGAGAGGACATGAAACAGAGAGGACACCTCTGAGCTACGAGAGGAGACCTCTGGGCTATGAGAGGAGACCTCTGGGCCATGAGGGAGAGGACCTCTGAGCTACGAGAGGAGACCTCTGGGCTACGAGAGGAGACCTCTGGGCCATGAGGGAGAGGACCTCTGAGCTACGAGAGGAGACCTCTGGGCTACGAGAGGAGACCTCTGGGCCATGAGGGAGaggacctctgacctctgagctACGAGAGAGAGGATACTGGAGGATACTGGGCTCTTTGATTACATTCTCTTCAAACTCTTCTTTATTCATCATTATTCAATTAAACACATGGCTGTGTTTTCTGTTCTCCTGACCCGATTCAAAGGAAGACCTTTGTTAGCTTGCTCTTGGGGACGTTCACTTTGGGTTTGTATCGGTTGTCTCTGGCCAAAGGGACTGAAAAGATCTAGCAAGGTAGATTGGTAGAATAAGAACACATGcaatgtttttaattatttaaatcaTCTACATAGTGTAATCTATCTCTCCTCTGACTCTTAACAAACCCTGGGAATGTTGAAATGTTTTTCTCCCGTGCAAcctattaaaggcacccagtgcaactttatgtaaacattcaatgaaaaataaacattcaatttctagtcttttttacacgtagtaagtttcaataactccataccattacatatcgacattcaaggagcaaagatgagacgtcgctgtgtggtgagaactgatagaaaatcgtaaacaacaacaatcgccggtggggagaagccatttttccattgactggaagcctgctttatttattgtaggttacaaaaaataaagaaaatggcggcattgttgttgttatcgattttctatcagttctcaccacacaacaacgtctcatctttgctgcttgaatgtcggtatgtaatggtatggagttattgaaacttactacgtgtaaaaaagactagaaattgaatgtttatttttaagcctcgaaagttgcactgggtgcctttaataaaATCAGTTTCCATCTGCTAATGTTTTTTATACCTCACATACATGAGGTATaactcatatacacacatatatatatatatatatatatatatatatatatatatatatatatatatatatatatagatatatatacacacacacatacatacgtacacacaaatatttattaatggTGGCATTCCGTCCAGTCTGTTGACAGTTCAAAGCAGGCGATTTTATTGACCATTCAATGGAGTATTTTATACAATCCTTTCACATAGTGACTGACCTATAACTTCAATACAAGGTAGATGAAAAGTGTAATTGAAACTAATTCTGCAGTACAATACAAACCATTGCAGTCTCTCACCATAATCTGTGTTCTCTGGCTCCCAGCAGTTTGAGGGCCAGAAGTATGGAGTCTGATGGCAGAGAGAGAACCAACGGACGAGGAGAGAAACAAACTAACAAGTTGAATGGCAGCAAGGAGTTAGTGGACAAACACTTTTTAGTTTCCTATTTCCTTTTTACTACTCTCTGCTGGCCTCGGTGTCCATACAGAacgactgtctgtctgtctgttgcatCAGGACAGGTTGGGGCTGGGAACACGAGCCTCACCTGGAACCGGTAGAAGGTGCCGTCGTCCTTCAAGGACAGGACGTGGTCAGAGATGGGGAAGAAGTAGCCGTGAGCAGCCATCAACGTTCCCAGATGAAGAGCCtcgactagagagagagagagagagagagagagagagagagagagagagagagagagagagagagagagagagagagagagagagagatacaattACATCCCGTTTAACTACATTTCTGTACGTACAGAaagtagtctcacaaatcagaatTTAGAGAAATAATCTAAAGTCCTATGGCAGACAAATTCAAATCTGGATGAATAGGGCTTTTCACC encodes:
- the LOC130371522 gene encoding regulator of G-protein signaling 7-like; this encodes MAHTNTSSPRGALEDSPNMLVYRKMEDVVARMQEEKNGIPIRTVKSFLSKIPSVISGSDIVQWMLTHLNMEDPVEALHLGTLMAAHGYFFPISDHVLSLKDDGTFYRFQTPYFWPSNCWEPENTDYAVYLCKRTMQNKARLELADYEAESLARLQRAYARKWEFIFMQAEAQAKVDKKRDKVERKVLDSQERAFWDVHRPVPGCVNTTETDIKKSSRMKEPRKTRRSVYGLQNDVGCHSPVNTATPETKEPTKEELRQQILCWQAQLERHRLKMSKAADSLISYSQQYTEYDPCFTSPEPSNPWTSDDTTCWELETSKEPGQQRVRRWGFGFNEVLKDPAGREQFLKFLESEFSSENLRFWLAVQELKKRPVREVATLVHNIWQEFLAPGAPSAINVDSKSYAKTTHNIKDPGRYTFEDAQEHIYKLMKSDSYSRFLRSSCYQELLQARKKKSKTLF